ttttttttaccctgGGTTGTGATTTCCCGTTTAAAAATGGCTGGTCCGCATCCGGGacattatttttacagttaCCCTGTTTTGTAAGATGAATTATCTACTTAATGTTATATGCTAGATTTTTGTTTCCGTTTTAGGTACATAAGCTAACCGTGAAACgccacaaaacacaaaaatttgaGGAATGGTTGCTAGTTCTCATATAAATGCTTGAGTTTCCAGTTCTCATTTTAACCgatttaaataaacataatacaaAGGAAACAAGATCTACCCCTAacggaaaaaaatcaaagatgacttaaaatatatttataaagcgAATAGCACCATATATCACTGTTAAATCATTTCGTCTGTTGCTTTCAGATAATCATCAATAAGCTATAATAATTTACAGTTAAAAACAAGgctaaaatatttcttttattttatgtatcgGAATTCTGCACTAAACTGTAACCAAAGTATGAGGATGTTTACATTGACAGggcaacgtacggccttcaacaatgaacaaaacaaataccatatagtaagctataaaagacccttACATGACAAGATTTGAAACAATTCATTATGAAATCTAACGACTTGAATGATGCTGAAAGGGATAAACAATAACCAAATATGACAAACAGAAACAAAGACTACCACTGAATTACTAGTTACGgactttggacagacacataAAGAATGTTGCGGGTTTTAACATGGCTATGAGCGCTCAACTACCCGGGACAACGGTGTGACAGCACAATACAGGAAAAGAACAGAGGCATGTAAATTATATGTCTCTAATAAACTAATAATAATCAGTTGACAAAGGTTCTTAAACGACACTATAGCTAGTCATGCACACATTGAAGTATAACAATATAGGAACAATTGTACTACAAAAAAGGGCGCAGTTAGTGCCCATAGGTCGATTATCTTTATCGACGAAAAGTACACAGATCGATCTAATCGATGGAAAAAATAAAcgtcggctgttgtctgctctatggtcgggagATTgccgctttgacacattccccatttcctttctcaattttattatagtgagtttatattaatttgtctCATCGCATGCATACCAAGTAAGTGTATTGATCACATATTTAGctatttttataacataaaagttTTATGATATGAAgcagcaaatatatttgcaatcagagtaactctaaccctaatcataacaaacaaattagatgtgtcaaagcgacacgaaTGGTCCCGTctcaaaaaattgaaaaatctgcaatttcaataacggTGTCGATAGAtgcatgataaaattgagaatggaaatggggaatgtatttTTGAGTTGACAAAATGGACTTTTgtgacacaaaattgacttttgtgacaaaaatgacttttctccaaaaatgacttttgtgacccaaaattgacttttgtgacacaaaattgacttttgtgacacaaaattgacttttgtgacacaaaattgacttttgtgacacacaattgacttttgtgacacacaattgacttttctGTCACATGATGCACATTTCGTTAATATCCGGTCCTCTTATTCGTTGTTCAAAGACTGGTATGAAGACTGaagcattttaattttattcagatatctttagttacatagtgtgctatatggagtcagtaaattccatatggggtgccGGAGAgcgacgctcgaatcccaataTGGAATTTACAGAGCCCACATCATATaacatattaggtcactagcacactatgtaactaatttTATCTTAATACCGACTACTAGTATCTTAACATGGGACATTCAGACCAGTGTCCTATCAAAGAGATCAATTTCAGTTTCAAGGCCGATAGTTATAAGAACCTACTCCAACTGGTCTATACACTGAAAAACAAATGCCAATAATAACGACTTGTTagtttgaaatgtgttttatgaatttatttcaatcgttCATCATCAATTTCGTAAACCGTTTGGACTTTTCCTCAAATGCGtgtttttttggggttttttaaaggatgtttttgttttgtatacagttcattattattttgtcatttaggtaatatgcaaataaaaacttatatttgcatacaaaattgacttttgttaccttatatggaaattacacaaaagtcaattttgtgacacACAATTGAATTTGTACGCAAACTAGAAATACTATATGGCTataaatttacgaaaaatgttACAACATAAATATAGTCATTTACAGCCGACTTTTACAAGGTATTACCAAAGAAATCGTATATAGCATTTACTCGATCAACAGATTTTTctaccgaccgtgcaagggctgcatagccagtcaaggtcgttaaaaacttccatttgttgatttttctataGTTTACTgttcaaagtttaatttttggctGTCTCAAAGGAAAGGATTAAAACAAGTCTgtatcacatagttttgtaagacaaaaatgattttgttatggcagaattgaattttgtgaaCATAAAATTGAGCTGGATTACAAAAAGTTCcaagtcccattcggcgccccgtaaagCGTGTCGGATACAGTgcaaggcgatttggtgtcacgatatctccgTAGCATGATTtcaaatcccggcgagggaagaacaaacattttgcaaaagcaaattttccaatctaacattgttggacTGATGTTTAGACGAATTCTAGGCGACAGCAACACATCAGAATGCCCTCACGGTTATCGCGATGTAAAAATGGGGTTTTATATATTCCTCGATGTTTGCCATATAAAACCATTGCAAATTGATACCAGCATGTGGTTTTCGAGAAAAGATTagcatttttttcaacatacTTATTTAGTGATGATTACCTTATCAAGTCAGAAATCCGTTTTAACTTTGTCTTCTCAAAGATGAGTTGCAAAGGGACACTGATCTGTGCCGACTGCCGTACCCttaaaaaatagttatatatGGACAAATccattcttttgtttttgtcatgtgAACATACCAAGAAATCTTAGCGAAAAAATCCAGTTGACCTCCAACGGCACCCTTTAGCAGTTAAAGATTTGATCTCtttcaacaaattaatttatgaaCTTCATGTACGTGTCGTGTCGTCAGAAGTccagtcataaaactttcgagtcCGTTTTTTATACTCATACTCCAaaatcaaacaatcaaaatgctggatttccTATTTCGATCATGATTTTTGTGGTTTTCTGGTGTCGTTTAGAAAACAGTGAtattcaaaatagttaaaattaatcatgtatataatttgcTCCACgggataatttcaaaatttcaacgGTGGCAATTTCTTGGCATGACCTCTCCCCAAATATACCTATTAAAAGGAATTCCGTATACTCATTTACAAGGAGTGGCAGCAATCTGGATTTATATCAAGTTGACAGAGGCCTACCTCAAGCATGTTTGGCGAAAAATTAGGACAAAATATTATAAGCAAAATAAAAActccataaaaaaaacagtattctcgcttgaattgttttacattgtcttattggggcctatgcccttttatagctgactatatgcggtatgggctttgctcattgttgaaggctgtacggtgacatataattgttaatgtttgtgtcaatttggtcttttgtggatagttgtctcattggcaatcataccacatcttcttttttatagtacaaattatttttcttaaaatgaaatCTGGTATTCAACGGACAGGCGattgcatttgtttttaaattgcgTACTGGACATGCATCTGATGAGTTgttatattgtactgttataccttTGTCAcaggtaaggggagggttgggatcctgctgACATCCCGCCACactctgtatgtatgtgcctgtcccaagtcagaagtctgtaactcagtggttgtcgtttatttatgtgttacagatttgtttttcgttcattttttttgtacgtAAATTAGGCCgttgagatgtggtatgattgccaattagacacctctccacaagagaccaaatgacacacaaattaacaactataggtcactgtacgggcttcaacaatgtaCAAAGCCCATACAACacattcagctataaaaggccccgatatgacaaatttaaaacagtttaaacGAGAAAGGGTTATTAACCATTATGAACGATATTAACAATGAATATTAAGGTGGTATTGTTGCCAACCATGAGAATGAAAGGGTATAATTCTTTTCCAGGAAGACTTAATAAAGTGTTATCAAAACATGCTAagtattaaaatacatttggtGCTTTTAGTGACCATGCGACCGAAGGGATAATAACCGTAATGTACGGTAGTGTTAATTAGGATGTACAGATAGCCTCTCTTCCCCTTCTATCATGCCGCATAATAAAACCTGATGGCATGTCTCGTTTTAGTACTATGTTCATTCACAAAgaattatatacaatttttgtaTGTATCCTGACTATCgttgttatgtttaaaatttgttgCGATCCAAACGAGTTTTTACGAAGATGTGTCCAGTGCTGTGGGATACAATTTCGATTTAATCAGTGTATACTGTACATGTGGAAATCTATAGACtttcatttataataataagTATTGCTTATTTGGTGCTATAAGTAAATAAACACCGACAACTAAACATCGATACACACACATAGCAATTTGCCACAAACCATTAAACAAACAGAAGCCatttccaaaaataaaataaaatgtcaaagtttGCAAGTAAAAAACaagttgaaattaaagaaatacaatattaaataagtattcaaattaaaaaatatttattcattgaaatttaaattatttgatatcgTCAAGACTAGTTTATACGGATACTTCTGGTAAGCCGGAAACGTTAGGTTTGCTTGGTCTTGGCTCTTTGGTAGGTCttcttctgttttcttttttgggCTGATAGGTAGCTCCTTGGTTTCCTTCCTCTCCTCTATTTCCtctctttaatttcttttctgtttttcttattttttgctTAAGTCTATTATCCCTTCTTTCTTTTGCTGCCTGCCTTCTTCTTTCAGATTCTTTGGCCATTTTCCCTAAATAcgacaaaagaaaaaatacatatttaactTCCTATGATTACTTATATATTTACtgtgtttctgtttttataGAATAGCCGGGGAAATACATAATTAACATAATCCGTGTAAGTATTCGGTACATACAGTGCAATGATATGCAGCATACTCGTGAATCGTATAACATTCATGATCATAAATTATATCccgccaaaatgtaacatgactGCTAGTTCGGAGCAGAACAAAAGTTAATTTGTAAAGTAAGAACAAGGTTTCCCTCATACCATTTCGAACAAAACAACAGTTAAATATCAAATCCGTATACTCAGCTTAATCCCAAGTCACTTGATTGTACGGGTTGTTGTTGTTCGACTTTGtgattgtttgttgtttgttcatatctaataattaaaaaaagaaaagtaagatGTGGTAATATTTCCAATGAGAAAAAAtttcacaagaaaccaaatgacacagaaattaacaactatttatgtatatataaccgtacgaccttcaacaatgagcaaagcaaaTAAGTTTGTGTGCTCCAtctaattttgaatatatttggcTTCCATAACTCCCTTGCATTACAACATAcgtttataaacatgatatcaATCTTTCAAGTCACTGTATTAACTATGATTTGTATATTAAAGTTGATTATGCGAACATTTCAGAATTACCTTTATCAGCCAAGGCATCCATTCGTCGAATCTCGACCATAAGTTCTTTATCTtcattatcatatatatctaaaacagaaaaaaacataatgttgtTCAAAATTCGTTTTCTATATAAACCCAATATATAGACGATATAAGTGCATTGACGTGACTGTCATCAATATAAGGAGGAAGCTTAGAAACGAGGAAATGCAAGGCGTTTATTTCATTGAGGAACCATGTTTTTACAAATTCTTATAAATGCGAAATGTTTGATTATTATTCAACATTTCCAGTCATTTTCAATATCAGCTTCC
This is a stretch of genomic DNA from Mytilus trossulus isolate FHL-02 chromosome 6, PNRI_Mtr1.1.1.hap1, whole genome shotgun sequence. It encodes these proteins:
- the LOC134723557 gene encoding uncharacterized protein LOC134723557, yielding MGASFAKLNCCTRIRKNKVGVVSSSLEIINRIETRPSTEILQELQSVGIISERSGGMRFIVETLTESEMTKPRRLPSISISNDLPRRFSDKSRASTSKDIYDNEDKELMVEIRRMDALADKGKMAKESERRRQAAKERRDNRLKQKIRKTEKKLKRGNRGEEGNQGATYQPKKENRRRPTKEPRPSKPNVSGLPEVSV